A window of Adhaeribacter arboris genomic DNA:
TCCATGACCATGCTGCCGGCCATGATGCTGCTGATGCCTTTGCCCCCGCGCACCGCCCCTAAGAAAGAAGCTTTTACCTGGCCCATGCTGCTGCGCCGCCTGCTTTTATTTGTATTTAAATACCGCACCCGCATTCTGGTAGCTACTACGGGTATTATTCTGGCTTCTATTTATTGCATTAGTCTTATCCGGATGGATACCACTTTACTGGATGATTTATCGGACAACGATCCCGTGAAGCTGGATTTTAAATATTTCGAGCAAAATTTTGCGGGAGTTCGCCCCTTTGAATTGTATTTAAAAGCCGCTCCCGGTCACACGCTCTACGATTTGCCGGTACTGCGCGAAGTAGAAGAAATAGAACATTACCTGACTACCCAATACGGATTAAAATTTATTATCTCCCCGCTAACTGTCGTTAAAACCTTAAACCGGGCCATTAATGGTGGTTCCGCAGAAAGTTTCCAGCTTCCCCAAACCGAGGCGCAATGGCGAAAAGTACAAGCAAAATTAAAATTATTCCGGAAGCGACCCGAACTAAACTCCTTGGTAAGCGCTAACCAAACCGAGGGACGATTAAGTGGTAAAATGGGCGATATTGGCAGCGCCCGGGCTACCCAACTAACTGATCAATTCCGGGAATTTATGCGAAAGCAAACAAATTCTACCTTGTTACTAACTCACGTAACCGGCAGTTCCTTGCTCTTAGATAAAAACAACGACACTCTCACCCGCGATTTAATGGAAGGTTTGCTGCTGGATATTCTATTTATTGGGGCAATTGTGGGATTAATGTTCCGGTCTTTTAAAATGATTGTGATTACCCTATTGCCGAACATTCTCCCGATAGTTCTTATCGGGGCATTTATGGGAATAACAGCTATTAACCTCAAAGTATCTACCTCCATCATTTTTACCATTGCCCTGGGAATTGCCATCGACGATACCATCCATTTTATCAGTAAATTAAAATTAGAACTAATGAGTGGCAAACCCTTGTATTACGCCGTTAAACGCACTTATTTAACCACCGGTAAAGCCGTAATTATTACCAGTTGTATTTTAATGGCCGGATTCTGCACGCTCATATTTTCTACTTTCGAAGGTACTTTTTACGTTGGCCTGCTCATTAGCTTAACCTTACTGTTTGCCGTTTTATCCGACTTATTGCTGCTACCCATTTTAGTCGTCTACTTTTTCCGACCAAAAAATAAGGTTCCCAGCAAACAACCGCAAAAGCAAATTCAGGTTCAGTAAATAGATAAATATCCAGAAGTGGTATTTGCAATTTTTACTACCTCCGAAATTGTAGACCCAAGCAGCAAAGAATAAACGACACCCGTTTGGCTGTGGAGGGCCTTTTAGCGTTCCGGTGCTGCGCGGCAGCAGGGCGCAACACAGTGAGCCAAGGTTCGCTAAACCGCCCGAGAGCGCCAAACGAGGCCCGCCGGCCCCGAGTCAAACAAGGATCGTTGAAGCCCGTCAGTACCGTAATATGGAGACTGGTACAGTCTCAACGGAATAATTTAATAACCTTCACCTACGCTTTCGTTTTATAAATAAGTATAAATTTTAGCCTATTCTTCGATCAGAATTATCATAAAGAAAAGAATTTATAGATAAGTGAAGAAGGTTACGCTTAAAAGCCACAGTCAATTTCTAAAGTTAACTTGCTTTCATAATTATTTTTATAGTGAGAGTATTCAAATGCAGGACTTGAAAAATCCCTATCTTTCCAATCTTAAATATTGGTTTAATTTATTGTTACAATACCCATGAAAATTTTAGTTTTTGTGTTATTATTCACTATACTCTCTTACCATTCTTTCGCTGCCGTACAAGACGATAGTTTACGCCTATTGTTAACGCAACGCGAGCAATTAGTAAAAGATTACCAGTATTTTAACGCCCAAAATAGCAATTTCTGGGGCAAGAAATCGAAGAAAGATTTACTGAAGATTATCGACACGCTAAAAGGTATCATCCGGAAAGACAGTGAAATTATCAACACCATAAAAACCAGTACCCTCCGGAAAGCCGTAACTTTAACCGTCGAGCAAAACAAAATTGCCGAACAGGTAAAAGACGACCGGGTAGCCGTAACAAATACCATTTACGCCTTAAAAACCCAGGTGGCAAACCTGGATAACTTACAAAAATCGCGGCAGCGGAAAATCAACGAACTTACCGAAGAAGCAAATCAGGAACGGGCCAAACGCAGCGACCGCGATAAAATTATTGCTGTAGCCGCTATGTTCATCATTGGATTAATATTGTACATTTTCAATTTGCGCCGGAAATTAAGTCTGTCCGCCGGAAAAATCCGTAAGTAATATCCTATTTTTTCTACGGATTAACCCCGGCATTTCATTGGTTTAGATAGCACAAATCCAGGAATTTCGAAACCTTTTCGGTTTAAATAGGATTATATACTATTGCATAAAAACGCTAAATTTAAAAATTATAAGCTGCTGATTTCTAAAAAGTAAAAGCAGTTATTTACTACCTAAATGATAGATATCACCGAAGAATTAAGGCGTACCCAAGCCTTACTTAAATTAGAACAAGAAGAAGACTTAAACCAGTATAAGTTAAAAAGTACCCGCAGCCCCATTACCGAAAGAAAAGAAAACGGTTTGTGTTGGTACCCCATTGTTATTACGAAAACCGAAATCGGGTTTGGCAGCAAAGTAGTGGTGGAACTGGAGCGTACCCAGGGAAAAGACCAATTGCATTTATTTCAAACGGGTAAAGCCGCCCAGATTTTTTCCAATGCCTCGGGTAGCCAAGGCCACGATGGCCAGGTTTTAACCGGCGTTATTACCAGTTTAAAACGCAACAAATTGACGCTGGCCACCACCAAAGAAGACTTGCCCGACTGGATTGAAGACGGTAAACTGGGCATTGACCTGACCTTCGACGAGATGAGTTACCGGGAAATGGAAATTGCTCTGCGTAAGGTAATCGAAGCCGAAAAAAGTCGTTTGGCCCAATTACGCGATGTTTTATTAGGTATAGAACCTGCCCGGTTTAAAGAAAAGGTACTGTATAATCCTATTCCGGAATTAAACAATTCGCAGAACGATGCGGTACAAAATATTCAGCAGGCGCAGGATGTAGCCATTATCCACGGTCCGCCGGGTACAGGTAAAACTACTACCCTGGTGCAGGCCATTCTGCGCACCTTAGAAAACGAGCGCCGTTTGTTGGTTTGCGCTCCCAGTAATACCGCGGTGGA
This region includes:
- a CDS encoding efflux RND transporter permease subunit: MFYKKLSYCVLLFIFLFTCLSLFSISRLRFDYNFDHFFPKHDPELSFYLKYREKFGNDNDYLLLALSHPKSIFDPVFLKKVDSVTQIISRLRHVERVQSPTTLSSPIIEAFGVFEVPYLHVNEPERYQQDSSTIYQSPGLVGTFFSADARSVALVIQTSPNLTKLPSDTLLINLKGKLHLVGLNDYHIAGKAVAQSIFVDRMQYELALFMSISIVMVIIFLYFTFRTWWGVVMPLMVVLISICWSMGLMGLTGTNIDVMTMLLPTIMFVVGMSDSVHILTQYVTEVAEGKPKTQAIITTLKDVGLATFITAITTAIGFLTLLTADIGPIRNFGVYTGIAVVVAYLLSMTMLPAMMLLMPLPPRTAPKKEAFTWPMLLRRLLLFVFKYRTRILVATTGIILASIYCISLIRMDTTLLDDLSDNDPVKLDFKYFEQNFAGVRPFELYLKAAPGHTLYDLPVLREVEEIEHYLTTQYGLKFIISPLTVVKTLNRAINGGSAESFQLPQTEAQWRKVQAKLKLFRKRPELNSLVSANQTEGRLSGKMGDIGSARATQLTDQFREFMRKQTNSTLLLTHVTGSSLLLDKNNDTLTRDLMEGLLLDILFIGAIVGLMFRSFKMIVITLLPNILPIVLIGAFMGITAINLKVSTSIIFTIALGIAIDDTIHFISKLKLELMSGKPLYYAVKRTYLTTGKAVIITSCILMAGFCTLIFSTFEGTFYVGLLISLTLLFAVLSDLLLLPILVVYFFRPKNKVPSKQPQKQIQVQ